Proteins from a genomic interval of Streptomyces fodineus:
- a CDS encoding (Fe-S)-binding protein, producing MRVALFLTCVNDTLYPDTGRAVVKLLTRLGVDVDFPMGQSCCGQAHYNTGYRHEAEPLARHFSDVFGGYEAIVTPSGSCGAMVRELYPRMGERARAEGRGESLARTLAPVVPKTYELTEFLVDVLGVTDVGAYYPHKVTYHPTCHGLRSLGLGDRPRRLLQAVKGLELAELPGAEECCGFGGTFALKNAEVSAAMGADKVRSAESTGASVLCAADNSCLMHLGGTMSRLGTAMRPVHIAEILASTEEEPAA from the coding sequence ATGCGTGTCGCCCTGTTCCTGACCTGTGTCAACGACACGCTCTATCCGGACACCGGCCGTGCCGTGGTGAAACTGCTGACCAGACTGGGTGTCGACGTCGACTTCCCGATGGGCCAGAGCTGCTGCGGGCAGGCGCACTACAACACCGGCTACCGGCACGAGGCCGAGCCGCTGGCCCGGCACTTCTCCGATGTCTTCGGAGGCTACGAGGCGATCGTGACCCCGTCCGGGTCCTGCGGGGCGATGGTGCGGGAACTGTATCCGCGGATGGGCGAGCGGGCGCGTGCCGAGGGGCGCGGGGAGTCGCTGGCGCGGACGCTGGCGCCGGTGGTGCCGAAGACGTACGAGCTGACCGAGTTCCTGGTGGACGTGCTCGGCGTGACGGACGTCGGCGCCTACTACCCGCACAAGGTCACCTACCACCCGACCTGTCACGGCCTGCGCTCCCTCGGGCTCGGCGACCGGCCGCGCCGGCTGCTCCAGGCAGTCAAGGGCCTGGAACTGGCCGAGCTGCCGGGTGCCGAGGAGTGCTGTGGGTTCGGCGGCACGTTCGCGCTGAAGAACGCCGAGGTGTCGGCGGCGATGGGCGCGGACAAGGTGCGCAGCGCCGAGTCGACCGGCGCGTCCGTGCTGTGCGCGGCCGACAACTCGTGTCTGATGCACCTCGGCGGCACGATGAGCCGGCTGGGGACCGCCATGCGGCCGGTGCACATCGCGGAGATCCTGGCGAGCACGGAGGAGGAACCGGCGGCATGA
- a CDS encoding patatin-like protein, with amino-acid sequence MNDTSTQLTPVELRLAAVFTGGVSLAVWMGGVAREMNLLTQAHANATDGGQVRAKYRELLELLRLDVRLDVLSGTSAGGINAACLGLANARGSDLGGLRDLWLDEGALGGLLRSPSEPAPPSLLKGDDVLLTGLRKALEGLPSPHGAASPTHVFITTTLLDGVQRTFRDDYGTAVRDVDHHGLFTFAPEDLAKDGVQDALALAARASASFPVAFEPAYVPVGTARPASHPDMSAYLAAGCATQFCADGGLLANRPLGPALQAIFDRPAGKEVRRVLTYVVPCVGTPPVRHAAQATGVPGMGPALLRDLDAALSQTVSGELKALADHNDRVTARRRREEWLVRLVPPDDATTEDEMYAQYRDGWIHDHARSAAQRNLARTTGRRARNQRPAGYGSDLEDLAHTIGAALRANIPMTLPAPDAPDLYGTLARFGLAPLDGARATVLGVLHDARGKASPGIRGTLDGLAAQVLENAGNRPGQGPGQSVTAVGDLLELPSGRGGPDPLPVDAALEEAYGRIEATARQWAQSWQQLAQIVLAARKSLVEPGLAGPLLAFLAAPVASAPAPAGTVARRLFFLQTAQRIFSPGELVAPQTVELVQVSADTRTLLDPRSLAADKLTGLQLHHFGAFYKRSWRANDWMWGRLDGAGWLVHILLSPQRLSQLARTRAAGDDARDFVLGELARIAGELPESQGDAIRDELAFLGAPSAHRCGSSLPLTSLWVARALQRLIAAEELPCVALQAKRDREAGAAPEATEFERDCGQPTVTAADAERLLNECRVSEQTFAAEVGTPLLTRTLVQTAGVAVNAALAATAGREGPRILLSGMRGALRLAHTALRAALLGDRAWRSSAS; translated from the coding sequence ATGAACGACACATCGACACAGCTCACACCGGTGGAACTCAGGCTGGCGGCGGTCTTCACGGGCGGCGTGAGCCTCGCCGTCTGGATGGGCGGGGTGGCCCGGGAGATGAACCTTCTGACGCAGGCCCACGCCAACGCCACCGACGGCGGACAGGTACGGGCGAAATACCGGGAACTGCTCGAACTGTTGCGACTGGACGTACGCCTCGACGTGTTGTCCGGCACCAGCGCGGGCGGCATCAACGCGGCATGTCTGGGCCTGGCCAACGCCCGGGGATCCGATCTGGGCGGGTTGCGTGATCTGTGGCTGGACGAAGGGGCGTTGGGCGGCCTGCTGCGATCCCCGTCCGAGCCGGCGCCGCCGTCGTTGCTGAAGGGCGACGACGTCCTGCTGACAGGGCTGCGCAAGGCGTTGGAAGGGCTGCCGTCGCCCCACGGCGCGGCAAGCCCGACCCATGTGTTCATCACGACCACCCTGCTGGACGGCGTTCAGCGCACCTTCCGGGACGACTACGGCACCGCCGTCCGGGACGTGGATCACCATGGCCTGTTCACCTTCGCGCCCGAAGACCTCGCCAAGGACGGCGTACAGGACGCGCTGGCACTGGCGGCCCGGGCCAGCGCCTCCTTCCCGGTGGCCTTCGAGCCGGCGTACGTCCCCGTCGGCACGGCGAGACCGGCGAGCCACCCCGACATGAGCGCCTACCTCGCCGCCGGTTGCGCGACCCAGTTCTGCGCGGACGGCGGACTGCTGGCCAACCGGCCCCTCGGGCCCGCCCTGCAGGCCATCTTCGACCGGCCCGCCGGGAAAGAGGTGCGGCGTGTGCTCACCTACGTGGTGCCCTGTGTCGGGACCCCGCCCGTCCGGCACGCCGCGCAGGCAACGGGCGTGCCGGGCATGGGCCCGGCCCTGCTCAGGGACCTCGATGCCGCCCTGTCGCAGACCGTCTCCGGCGAACTCAAGGCGCTCGCGGACCACAACGACCGGGTGACGGCTCGCCGCCGCCGTGAGGAGTGGCTCGTGCGCCTGGTCCCGCCCGACGACGCCACGACCGAGGACGAGATGTATGCCCAGTACCGCGACGGCTGGATCCACGACCACGCGCGGTCGGCCGCCCAGCGGAACCTGGCCCGCACCACGGGACGACGGGCCCGGAACCAGCGGCCGGCCGGGTACGGCAGCGATCTGGAGGACCTGGCGCACACGATCGGAGCCGCACTGCGGGCGAACATCCCCATGACGCTTCCCGCCCCGGACGCGCCGGACCTCTACGGCACACTGGCCCGCTTCGGCCTGGCTCCCCTCGACGGCGCCAGGGCCACCGTGCTCGGCGTACTGCACGATGCCCGCGGCAAGGCCTCGCCAGGCATACGGGGGACACTCGACGGCCTTGCCGCACAGGTCCTCGAGAATGCCGGGAACCGGCCGGGCCAGGGTCCTGGGCAGTCCGTCACCGCGGTCGGTGACCTGCTCGAGCTGCCTTCCGGCCGCGGCGGGCCAGACCCGCTGCCGGTCGATGCGGCACTGGAGGAGGCGTACGGACGTATCGAGGCCACCGCCCGCCAGTGGGCGCAGTCGTGGCAGCAGCTCGCCCAGATCGTGCTCGCGGCACGGAAGTCCCTGGTGGAGCCGGGGCTCGCGGGGCCACTGCTGGCGTTCCTCGCGGCGCCCGTGGCATCGGCGCCCGCACCGGCCGGGACCGTCGCACGCCGGCTGTTCTTCCTGCAGACGGCCCAGCGGATCTTCTCCCCGGGGGAGCTGGTGGCGCCGCAGACGGTGGAACTGGTGCAGGTCAGCGCGGACACCCGCACCCTTCTCGACCCTCGGAGCCTGGCCGCCGACAAGCTCACCGGCTTGCAGCTCCACCACTTCGGGGCCTTCTACAAGCGCTCCTGGCGGGCCAACGACTGGATGTGGGGACGCCTGGACGGTGCCGGATGGCTGGTGCACATCCTGCTGTCCCCGCAGCGGCTGTCCCAGCTGGCCCGCACACGCGCCGCCGGCGACGACGCCCGCGACTTCGTCCTCGGCGAGCTGGCCCGCATAGCCGGTGAGCTGCCCGAGTCCCAGGGGGACGCGATCCGTGACGAGCTGGCCTTTCTCGGTGCTCCGTCCGCGCACCGGTGCGGCAGCAGTCTGCCGCTCACCTCCCTGTGGGTGGCACGCGCCCTGCAACGCCTCATCGCGGCGGAAGAGCTGCCGTGCGTCGCCCTGCAGGCGAAACGCGACAGGGAGGCCGGCGCGGCTCCTGAGGCCACCGAGTTCGAGCGGGACTGTGGGCAGCCGACGGTGACGGCGGCGGACGCCGAACGGCTGCTCAACGAGTGCCGGGTCTCCGAGCAGACCTTCGCCGCAGAGGTGGGTACGCCGCTGTTGACCCGCACCCTGGTGCAGACGGCGGGGGTGGCCGTCAACGCGGCGCTGGCGGCCACCGCCGGCCGCGAAGGGCCGCGCATCCTCCTCAGCGGCATGCGCGGAGCACTGCGGCTGGCGCACACCGCACTGCGAGCTGCGCTGCTGGGTGACAGGGCGTGGCGCAGCTCCGCGTCCTGA
- a CDS encoding TetR/AcrR family transcriptional regulator, which translates to MPANQGERARRRLSTEERREQLLSVGAKLFSESPYDDVWIEQVAEIAGVSRGLLYHYFPTKRDFFAAVVERESERMLRMTAAVPGVPVREQLTAGLDTYLGYVQAHAHGFRAFHRADAAGDQAVRRVYQRALAAQERQILAALAADPEFGPAFEGAPQVRLAVRGWLAFTTAVCLEWLRDGELTREQVRDLCARALLGVIA; encoded by the coding sequence ATGCCCGCGAACCAGGGGGAGCGCGCCCGACGCAGACTCAGCACCGAGGAGCGCCGCGAGCAGCTGCTGTCGGTCGGTGCGAAGCTGTTCTCGGAGAGCCCCTACGACGACGTCTGGATCGAGCAGGTCGCCGAGATCGCCGGGGTCTCCCGGGGGCTGCTGTACCACTACTTCCCGACCAAGCGGGACTTCTTCGCGGCGGTCGTGGAGCGCGAGAGCGAGCGGATGCTGCGCATGACCGCGGCCGTACCCGGTGTGCCGGTGCGCGAGCAGCTCACCGCCGGCCTCGACACCTACCTCGGTTACGTCCAGGCCCACGCCCACGGCTTCCGCGCCTTCCACCGCGCCGACGCGGCCGGCGACCAGGCCGTACGCCGGGTCTACCAGCGGGCCCTGGCCGCCCAGGAGCGGCAGATCCTCGCCGCGCTCGCCGCCGACCCCGAGTTCGGGCCCGCCTTCGAGGGCGCCCCGCAGGTCCGCCTGGCCGTGCGCGGCTGGCTCGCCTTCACCACGGCCGTGTGCCTGGAATGGCTGCGCGACGGGGAGTTGACCCGCGAGCAGGTGCGCGACCTGTGCGCGCGGGCGCTGTTGGGCGTCATCGCCTGA
- a CDS encoding cytochrome P450: MAETTQRTHTTDAGLPKGFRSAEQGWPELHRIPHPPRRLPLLGDVLGADRRKPVQDSIRFARELGPIFRRRAFGKEFVFVWGAPLAADLADESRFAKHVGLGVANLRPVAGDGLFTAYNHEPNWQLAHDVLAPGFSREAMEGYHGMMLAVAGRLTGHWDREAAAGRSVDVPGDMTKLTLETIARTGFGHDFGSFERDRPHPFVTAMVGTLSYAQRLNSLPAPLAPLLLRTAARRNAADMAYLNRTVDDLVAERRRSGRGDGDLLDRMLQTAHPETGEKLSAQNVRKQVITFLVAGHETTSGALSFALYYLARHPEIAARARAEVARVWGDTERPGYDQVAKLRYVRRVLDESLRLWPTAPAFAREARQDTVLAGEHPMLRGAWALVLTPMLHRDPEVWGEDAERFDPDRFEAAAVRSRPPHTFKPFGTGARACIGRQFALHEATLVLGLLLRRYDLRADPAYRLTVTERLTVIPEGLRLGLEPRPAPTRAAEGTLAATPETSTPETCPAHAVPAPDVHRRMQ, translated from the coding sequence ATGGCGGAGACGACGCAGAGGACGCACACGACGGACGCGGGCCTGCCGAAGGGCTTCCGGAGCGCCGAACAGGGCTGGCCCGAGCTGCACCGCATTCCGCATCCGCCCCGTCGGCTGCCCCTGCTCGGCGATGTGCTCGGCGCCGACCGGCGCAAGCCGGTGCAGGACTCCATACGCTTCGCACGCGAGCTGGGGCCGATCTTCCGGCGGCGGGCCTTCGGCAAGGAGTTCGTGTTCGTGTGGGGCGCGCCGCTGGCCGCGGATCTGGCCGACGAGTCCCGGTTCGCCAAGCACGTGGGGCTGGGCGTGGCCAATCTGCGGCCGGTCGCCGGGGACGGCCTGTTCACCGCCTACAACCACGAGCCCAACTGGCAGCTGGCGCACGACGTCCTGGCCCCCGGTTTCAGCCGGGAGGCCATGGAGGGCTACCACGGGATGATGCTCGCGGTCGCGGGACGGCTGACCGGGCACTGGGACCGTGAGGCGGCGGCCGGGCGCTCGGTGGACGTGCCCGGGGACATGACCAAGCTGACCCTGGAGACGATCGCGCGGACCGGGTTCGGGCACGACTTCGGCTCCTTCGAGCGGGACCGGCCGCACCCCTTCGTCACCGCGATGGTCGGCACGCTCAGCTACGCCCAGCGTCTGAACAGCCTGCCCGCACCGCTGGCTCCGCTACTGCTGCGCACCGCCGCCCGGCGCAACGCGGCCGACATGGCCTACCTGAACAGGACGGTCGACGACCTGGTCGCCGAGCGGCGCCGGTCCGGCCGCGGGGACGGTGACCTGCTGGACCGGATGCTGCAGACGGCGCACCCGGAGACGGGTGAGAAGCTGTCGGCGCAGAACGTCCGCAAGCAGGTGATCACGTTCCTGGTCGCCGGCCACGAGACCACCTCGGGCGCCCTGTCCTTCGCCCTGTACTACCTCGCCCGGCACCCCGAGATCGCCGCCCGGGCCCGCGCCGAGGTGGCCCGTGTCTGGGGCGACACCGAGCGGCCCGGCTACGACCAGGTCGCCAAGCTGCGCTACGTCCGCCGGGTGCTGGACGAGTCGCTGCGCCTGTGGCCGACGGCCCCGGCCTTCGCCCGCGAGGCCCGGCAGGATACCGTCCTCGCCGGCGAGCACCCGATGCTCCGGGGCGCGTGGGCACTGGTGCTGACACCGATGCTGCACCGCGACCCGGAGGTCTGGGGCGAGGACGCCGAGCGGTTCGACCCGGACCGCTTCGAGGCGGCGGCCGTACGATCCCGTCCCCCGCACACCTTCAAGCCCTTCGGCACCGGCGCCCGCGCCTGCATCGGCCGCCAGTTCGCCCTCCACGAGGCGACACTGGTCCTCGGCCTGCTGCTCCGCCGCTACGACCTGCGAGCCGACCCCGCTTACCGCCTGACCGTCACCGAACGGCTGACGGTGATTCCGGAGGGGCTGCGGCTGGGGCTGGAACCGCGCCCGGCGCCGACGCGAGCAGCGGAAGGCACCCTGGCGGCGACGCCCGAAACGAGCACGCCGGAGACATGCCCGGCACACGCCGTCCCCGCTCCGGACGTCCACCGCCGCATGCAGTAG
- a CDS encoding LutB/LldF family L-lactate oxidation iron-sulfur protein, whose product MSGTFVGMPAFPKAAHDAVHNPVLRGNLRHATHTIRAKRARAVAELADWAALREAGRRIKDHTLRHLDRYLVQLEESVTAAGGTVHWAADADEANRIVTRLVKETGESEVVKVKSMATQEIGLNEALLDEGIRAYETDLAELIVQLGKDRPSHILVPAIHRNRGEIRDIFRSEMGGWGRPAPEGLTDTPAELAEAARLHLREKFLRAKVGISGANFMVAETGTLVVVESEGNGRMCLTLPETLISVVGIEKVVPTWRDLEVFLQTLPRSSTAERMNPYTSMWTGTTDSETADGPRAFHLVLLDNGRTDTLADQVGRQALRCIRCSACLNVCPVYERAGGHAYGSVYPGPIGAILSPQLRGTASEIDASLPYASSLCGACYEVCPVAIDIPEVLVHLRERVVQGGPAVRQGNRVVLKPAKGHAAERAAMRAARWAFAHPGALRTGQRLASRTRRLHPRTLPGPGRAWSGTRDLPAVPPEPFRDWWQRSRGGKDGVK is encoded by the coding sequence ATGAGCGGAACGTTCGTCGGCATGCCGGCCTTTCCGAAGGCCGCGCACGATGCCGTTCACAATCCGGTCCTGCGGGGCAATCTGCGGCACGCGACCCACACCATCCGCGCCAAACGGGCCCGCGCGGTCGCCGAGTTGGCGGACTGGGCGGCGCTGCGCGAGGCGGGCCGCCGGATCAAGGACCACACGCTGCGCCATCTCGACCGCTATCTGGTGCAGTTGGAGGAGTCGGTCACGGCGGCGGGCGGTACGGTCCACTGGGCAGCGGATGCGGACGAGGCCAACCGGATCGTCACCCGCCTCGTCAAGGAGACCGGTGAGTCGGAGGTCGTCAAGGTCAAGTCGATGGCGACGCAGGAGATCGGGCTCAACGAAGCCCTTCTCGACGAGGGTATCCGCGCCTACGAGACCGATCTCGCCGAGCTGATCGTGCAGTTGGGCAAGGACCGCCCCTCGCACATCCTGGTGCCGGCCATCCATCGCAACCGGGGTGAGATCCGGGACATCTTCCGCTCGGAGATGGGCGGGTGGGGCCGTCCGGCTCCCGAGGGGCTGACCGACACGCCCGCCGAACTCGCCGAGGCGGCGCGGCTGCACCTGCGCGAGAAGTTCCTGCGGGCCAAGGTCGGCATCTCCGGCGCCAACTTCATGGTGGCCGAGACCGGCACGCTGGTGGTCGTGGAGTCCGAGGGCAACGGCCGGATGTGCCTGACCCTGCCGGAGACGCTGATCTCGGTCGTGGGCATCGAGAAGGTGGTGCCGACCTGGCGGGACCTGGAGGTGTTCCTGCAGACACTCCCCCGCTCCTCCACCGCCGAGCGCATGAACCCGTACACCAGCATGTGGACCGGCACGACGGACTCCGAAACGGCTGACGGGCCCCGGGCCTTCCATCTGGTGCTGCTCGACAACGGCCGCACCGACACCCTCGCCGACCAGGTCGGCCGTCAGGCCCTGCGCTGCATCCGCTGCTCGGCCTGCCTCAACGTCTGTCCCGTCTACGAGCGGGCCGGCGGGCACGCCTACGGCTCGGTGTACCCGGGCCCGATCGGCGCCATCCTCAGCCCCCAGCTCCGGGGCACGGCGAGTGAGATCGACGCCTCCCTGCCGTACGCGTCGAGTCTGTGCGGGGCCTGCTACGAGGTGTGTCCGGTAGCCATCGACATCCCCGAGGTGCTGGTGCACCTGCGGGAGCGGGTCGTCCAGGGCGGTCCGGCGGTGCGGCAGGGCAACAGGGTGGTGCTGAAGCCGGCCAAGGGGCACGCGGCCGAGCGGGCGGCCATGCGCGCTGCGCGCTGGGCGTTCGCCCATCCCGGCGCCCTGCGCACCGGCCAGCGGCTCGCCTCCCGCACCCGCCGGCTGCACCCCCGTACCCTGCCGGGCCCGGGCCGGGCGTGGAGCGGCACCCGGGATCTGCCGGCCGTACCGCCGGAGCCGTTCCGGGACTGGTGGCAGCGCAGCCGGGGCGGAAAGGACGGTGTCAAGTGA
- a CDS encoding alpha/beta fold hydrolase: MSLSYRQPGVILTDRRFTVPLDHADPDGETIELYAREGVASDKAGQELPWLLYLQGGPGFAANRFVGRQAWLDRALKDYRVLLLDQRGTGSSTPATRQTLPLRGGPAEQADYLTRFRADAIVRDCEAIRRQVTGGAPWTVLGQSFGGFCTVSYLSLAPEGLDTAVITGGLPSLDAHADDVYRAAYPRIERKVTAHYSRYPQDIERARRVADHLLTHDVTLPNGYRFTVEAFQSLGLMLGTGDGSHRLHHLLEDAFVRTPFGLELSDAFQEQAQSLLSYAGHPLYALVHESIYGQDTRPTAWAAERIRAEFPQFDAAKALTGDGPVLFTGETIHPWMFDTDPALRPLRETAELLAAHTDWQPLYDPARLAANEVPVVAAVYHDDMYVDTAHSLATAHAIHGLRTWVTNEFEHDGLRSGAPRVLDRLLAMARDEA, translated from the coding sequence TTGAGCCTCAGCTACCGCCAGCCCGGTGTCATCCTCACCGACCGCCGCTTCACCGTGCCCCTCGACCACGCCGACCCGGACGGCGAGACGATCGAGCTGTACGCCCGCGAGGGGGTCGCGAGCGACAAGGCCGGGCAGGAGCTGCCGTGGCTGCTGTATCTCCAGGGCGGCCCCGGCTTCGCGGCGAATCGTTTCGTCGGACGTCAGGCCTGGCTCGACCGGGCCCTGAAGGACTACCGCGTCCTGCTGCTCGACCAGCGCGGCACGGGCAGCTCCACCCCCGCCACCCGGCAGACGCTCCCACTGCGCGGCGGCCCCGCCGAGCAGGCCGACTACCTCACCCGGTTCCGCGCCGACGCCATCGTCCGGGACTGCGAGGCCATCCGGCGGCAGGTCACCGGCGGCGCCCCGTGGACCGTGCTCGGCCAGAGCTTCGGCGGCTTCTGCACGGTGTCGTACCTCTCCCTCGCCCCCGAGGGCCTGGACACCGCCGTCATCACCGGCGGCCTGCCCTCCCTCGACGCCCACGCCGACGACGTCTACCGCGCGGCCTACCCGCGCATCGAACGCAAGGTCACCGCGCACTACTCCCGCTACCCCCAGGACATCGAGCGGGCCCGCCGTGTCGCAGACCACCTCCTCACCCACGACGTGACCCTCCCCAACGGCTACCGGTTCACGGTCGAGGCCTTCCAGTCCCTCGGCCTGATGCTCGGCACGGGCGACGGCAGCCACCGGCTGCACCACCTCCTGGAGGACGCCTTCGTCCGCACACCGTTCGGCCTGGAGCTGTCCGACGCCTTCCAGGAACAGGCCCAGTCCCTGCTGTCGTACGCAGGCCACCCCCTCTACGCCCTCGTCCACGAGTCGATCTACGGCCAGGACACCCGCCCCACCGCCTGGGCCGCCGAGCGGATCCGCGCCGAGTTCCCGCAGTTCGACGCGGCGAAGGCCCTCACGGGCGACGGCCCGGTGCTGTTCACCGGCGAGACGATCCACCCCTGGATGTTCGACACCGACCCGGCCCTGCGCCCTCTGCGCGAAACGGCCGAACTGCTCGCCGCCCACACCGACTGGCAGCCCCTGTACGACCCCGCCCGCCTCGCCGCCAACGAGGTCCCGGTCGTCGCGGCCGTCTACCACGACGACATGTACGTCGACACCGCGCACTCCCTGGCGACCGCCCACGCGATCCACGGCCTGCGCACCTGGGTCACGAACGAGTTCGAACACGACGGCCTGCGATCCGGCGCCCCGCGAGTCCTGGACCGACTGCTGGCGATGGCACGCGACGAGGCGTGA
- a CDS encoding pentapeptide repeat-containing protein, whose protein sequence is MPDQTAGPAGDLRGDCARCFGLCCVALPFAASADFALNKPAGKPCPNLGGDHRCGIHADLRKKGFTGCTVYDCFGAGQKVSQVTFGGQDWRTGPKEHARRMFDVFPVVRQLHELLWYLTEALGLPAARPVHPELRRALEETERLTLQTPEELAALDVAAHRQQVNVLLLRTSELARAGALSGKGKKGKAKDRRGADLIGARLRGADLRGASLRGAYLIAADLTGADLREADMIGADLRDADLTDADLTGAFFLTQPQLNAARGSGGTRLPKSVTRPAHWPAAD, encoded by the coding sequence ATGCCAGATCAGACAGCCGGCCCTGCGGGGGACCTGCGTGGGGACTGCGCGCGCTGCTTCGGGCTGTGCTGTGTCGCCCTGCCCTTCGCCGCGTCCGCGGACTTCGCGCTGAACAAGCCCGCCGGGAAGCCGTGCCCGAACCTGGGGGGCGACCACCGCTGCGGTATCCACGCCGACCTGCGGAAGAAGGGCTTCACCGGCTGCACGGTCTACGACTGCTTCGGCGCCGGGCAGAAGGTCTCGCAAGTCACCTTCGGCGGGCAGGACTGGCGTACCGGGCCGAAGGAGCACGCGCGCCGGATGTTCGACGTGTTCCCGGTCGTACGGCAGTTGCACGAGCTGCTGTGGTACCTGACCGAGGCGCTCGGCCTGCCCGCCGCCCGCCCCGTCCATCCCGAGCTGCGGCGGGCGCTGGAGGAGACCGAGCGGCTGACCCTTCAGACCCCCGAGGAACTGGCCGCACTGGACGTGGCCGCGCACCGGCAGCAGGTCAACGTGCTGCTGCTGCGGACCAGCGAACTGGCCCGGGCCGGTGCCCTCTCCGGGAAAGGCAAGAAGGGCAAGGCCAAGGACCGCCGGGGCGCCGATCTCATCGGGGCCCGGCTGCGGGGCGCCGATCTGCGCGGGGCGAGTCTGCGCGGCGCCTATCTCATCGCCGCAGACCTCACCGGCGCGGATCTGCGCGAGGCGGACATGATCGGTGCCGATCTGCGCGACGCCGACCTGACCGACGCCGACCTCACCGGCGCCTTCTTCCTCACCCAGCCCCAGCTCAACGCGGCCCGCGGCAGCGGCGGTACTCGTCTGCCGAAGTCCGTCACGCGCCCGGCGCACTGGCCTGCGGCCGACTGA